The Terriglobus roseus region ATGTGGGATCAGGGTCGAATATTGACGGGCGTATTCGAAAACTGGTGACGCAAGCGAAGGAACAGAAGCAGTTAGCGGCGGCGGCAGGCGCACTAACCGCGGGGCAATAAAACACGAGGTATTTGCGAGCATTTCGTTAGCACAAAACGGCTTTGTTGCTCAACTTGCAAACCCTCGATACTCCGCGTAGCATCTGCCTTTAGATGACCGGCCTGCAAAGCAGGTGGGGGAACAACGTCGGTTGAACCAACATTCATTGAACAGGGGTTCGGCTCGTATACATGGTTCGGTGTGCAGTGTCCGCCAGTCCGGAATGCCTAAAGAGCCACGGCTGAATCCCACCGCTTATTGGCGGGTTCACCGGCGCTTCCAACACGGCCCAGCGGGTCGGTCTTCGCTTGATTGAAACGGTGGCTCTCAACAGAGTCACCGTTTTGTTTTGTCGAATGTTTGTCGCTGTATCGCTTTTGCCTGCGGGAATTGCGTTCCGGTGTGTCTCCATCGGGAAACGGTGAAGAGATTCCCAAGTATTCTTAAAGACAGCGTCTTATGCATCCGCATCTCTTCCGTCTCGGCCCGATTACTGTCCCCACGTTTGGGGCGATTGCTGCATTGGGGCTGGTACTGGCGATTTCGCTGGCCGCGCGTGGCGCTCGGGTGATGCGGCTGAATGAAGACGCCGTGTGGAACCTGTGTTTGTGGATGGCTGCGGGGACGCTGGTGCTGTCGCGGCTGATTATTGTGGCGCAGGTGTGGAAGTCGTTTGCGAAGTATCCGCTGTACATCCTGACGTTGCCCACGGTGACGAAATGGGGATTGCTGCTGGCGCTGGGCAGTGGTGCGGTGTACATGCTGGTGAAGAGGCTGCCGTGGCTGCCAACGCTGGATGCACTGGCTCCTGCGGCGCTGTTGTTGCAGGCGTTTCTGCACCTGGGAACGCACTTCTCTGGCGATGATCTTGGGTTGGCCACGACGTCTCGCTTAGGCGTGATCTTTGGCGATCAGGGGTATCACCCTGTTGCGTTGTATTCGGCGGTGTTGACGCTGGTGGCGTGTGTGGCGGCGTTTGTATGGCTGCATCGTGAATCGCAGCCGGGCGAGACGTTTGGATTGAGCCTGACGTTTGCTGCGTTGATTCGGTTTTTTGTAGATACACTTCGTCCGGGTTGGGTTTTGCCGGAGACGATGATTGGCAACCTGCTGCGTGTGGATCAGCTTGTGCTGGTGTTGCTTGCGGTGGCGGGTTTGAGTTTTTTCTTTCAACGAAAGGGCGTGCGTTATGCCCAGTAAAAATATGTTGCCCAAGGGCAAGCGTCGGCACTCTGTGAAGGCGGATTACCGCACGCAGCGGGATGCTTCGCGCGATGCGGAAGCTGCGGAGCTGGCGGCGACGGAAGCCGCGCTGTATGGCGAAGAAGTTCCTGTAGCGAAGCCTGCAATTCCCAATACTGCAGTGCCGGAAAAGCGTGGCAAGGGATATCAGAAGAGCGGCAAGCGGCAACAGCGAACGGTTGAGGCGGTCAAGGAGCTGCCTTCGTCTGCGATGGATGAAGATGATGAGTTGATTCTGCCGGTGGAGGCTGTGGTTTCCTCTGGTGGATTGACCACGACGCGCACGCTGGTTGCTACTCCTGAGGCTCGCGGCATGCGGCTGGATGCTTATCTGGCGTGGGCATTGCCAGAGATCAGCCGCGCTCGTGCGCAGTTGCTAATTGAGCATGGACAGGTACGTGTGGGCGGTTCGCCTGCGAAGGCGAAATACAAGCTGAACGGCAATGAGCATGTTGTTGTGGAAGGCCAGCCGCAGCCTGCGCCGCTTCGTGCGACGCCGGAAGATATTCCGCTGAGCATTGTCTATGAAGACAAGCACATGGCCGTGATTGATAAGCCTGCGGGCATGATGGTGCACGCGGGCAGTGGATTGACGGACGAAGCGCGCAGCAGTGGCACCCTTGTGAATGCGTTGCTGTTTCACTTCAAGGACCAATTGAGCGATGTGGGCGGAGCGTTGCGTCCGGGCATTGTGCATCGTCTGGATAAGCAGACCAGCGGTCTGATCATGGTGGCGAAGAGCGATGCGGCGCATCGTGCGCTGGCCGAGATGTTCTCAGAGCGGTCGTTGGAGAAGCGGTACATCGCGCTGGTGCATCGGGATGTGAAGAGTGATCGCGGCATCATTGATTTGCCGATTGCACGTGATCGGCTGCGCCGCACGCGTATGACGACGCGTGTGGGAAATCGCTACCTGACCACGGACAGCCACGGCACGCCTGCAAAGCGTCATCCGGACGAGCCGGAAGAGCGCACTTCGCGCAGGCCAAACGATCCGCGTCCGGCTCGCAGTCTTTACACGGTGCTGGAGCGTCTGCACACCACGGCGGGCGACTTCACTCTTCTGGATGTGAAGATTGAAACCGGACGCACGCACCAGATTCGTGTTCATATGCAGTCGCTGGGGCATCCGGTGGTGGGCGATACGTTGTATGGCGCGCCTGCGAAGATTCCGGGGCTCAAGTCGGAAGGTACGGGCCCAACGCTGCATCGCAATTTTCTTCATGCGGCGCATTTGGTGCTGGACCACCCGATTACAGGAAAAGAGTTGGATTTGGAGGCTCCCCTGCCGGAGGAACTTGCGTCTCTCTTAGAGCAGCTCCGTGCGCTGGAAATACCGGCGGCGCCCGCCAAGCCAAAACACGCCGAGGATTGGTAAACTACGCCCCGTATGGCAGTTTTTCGTAAGTTCGCTGTTCGAACCGTTGGCACCGTTGCACTGGTGGCGGCTTCGATTCCATTGTTTGCCCAGCAGCAGTCTGCACCGCTCCCACCGGCGAATACGAATCCACAACCTGGAGCGAACGCTCCGCA contains the following coding sequences:
- a CDS encoding RluA family pseudouridine synthase, whose product is MPSKNMLPKGKRRHSVKADYRTQRDASRDAEAAELAATEAALYGEEVPVAKPAIPNTAVPEKRGKGYQKSGKRQQRTVEAVKELPSSAMDEDDELILPVEAVVSSGGLTTTRTLVATPEARGMRLDAYLAWALPEISRARAQLLIEHGQVRVGGSPAKAKYKLNGNEHVVVEGQPQPAPLRATPEDIPLSIVYEDKHMAVIDKPAGMMVHAGSGLTDEARSSGTLVNALLFHFKDQLSDVGGALRPGIVHRLDKQTSGLIMVAKSDAAHRALAEMFSERSLEKRYIALVHRDVKSDRGIIDLPIARDRLRRTRMTTRVGNRYLTTDSHGTPAKRHPDEPEERTSRRPNDPRPARSLYTVLERLHTTAGDFTLLDVKIETGRTHQIRVHMQSLGHPVVGDTLYGAPAKIPGLKSEGTGPTLHRNFLHAAHLVLDHPITGKELDLEAPLPEELASLLEQLRALEIPAAPAKPKHAEDW
- a CDS encoding prolipoprotein diacylglyceryl transferase family protein; translated protein: MHPHLFRLGPITVPTFGAIAALGLVLAISLAARGARVMRLNEDAVWNLCLWMAAGTLVLSRLIIVAQVWKSFAKYPLYILTLPTVTKWGLLLALGSGAVYMLVKRLPWLPTLDALAPAALLLQAFLHLGTHFSGDDLGLATTSRLGVIFGDQGYHPVALYSAVLTLVACVAAFVWLHRESQPGETFGLSLTFAALIRFFVDTLRPGWVLPETMIGNLLRVDQLVLVLLAVAGLSFFFQRKGVRYAQ